The stretch of DNA TTTCGGCGGGTTCTTCGTCGGTCTTAGCGCTAGGCAAGCTATTTGGAGATTAGATCAAGATAAACTAATACTCAATCTCGGCTCAGGCATCAAACGCATCCGGCCGGAGGTGATTAATATTGATTTTTTGCCATTTAAAAATGTTGATATTGTCGCTGATATTACCCACTTGCCATTTGCTGATAATTCCGTTGACGCGATTATCAATGAATTTGTGCTTGAGCATGTCAAAAATCCAGAGGCTATCATCACTGAAATAAAAAGGGTTTTAAAACCCGGCGGCTTGGTCTATGTCTCCACACCTTTTGTTGAGAGCTTTCATTCTTCACCCCACGATTACCAGCGCTGGACCAAGCCCGGGTTGATTCATCTCATGAAAGATTTTCAATTAGAAAAAGTTGGTATTCGCTCCGGCCCCACCTCAGCGCTCTTGTCAATTTTAAATGAGTGGTTGGCGGTACTCTTGAGTTTTGGCTGGCGACCGCTAGAACAAATTTGGCTGATGTTTTTTACTATTATTACCAGTCCTTTAAAGCTATTGGATTATTTTATGTGGCGCTTGCCCAATGCCGATAATATTTCCTATGCTTTTTATTATTTAGGCAAGAAATCATAATTTATGAAAAACAAATTTTTTATTATAGCCGTTCTCATTGCTCTTGGTTTTGCCAGTCGCCTTTTCAGCTATCCGCCCAACTTTTCACCCTTGGGTGCCATTGCTCTTTTTGCCGGCTTTTATTTTTTAAAACGCACTTCATTGTTGGTACCTATTATTATCCTGGTTGCCTCGGATATTTTTATTGGTTTTTATGATTGGCGTCTGATGGCTTCGGTTTATGCCAGTTTCGTTTTGATTGGGCTCGTTGGTTCTTATCTAAAAAAACACTATCATTGGTGGTCAGTTGGACTCGGGTCAGTCATTGGCTCCT from Candidatus Kuenenbacteria bacterium encodes:
- a CDS encoding class I SAM-dependent methyltransferase; this encodes MAGLKHSEHNFLCEHCQKEYAITDGVVSFGHFTEDKANASADNLISRLKNFFKRYSAFYNFLYYAFGGFFVGLSARQAIWRLDQDKLILNLGSGIKRIRPEVINIDFLPFKNVDIVADITHLPFADNSVDAIINEFVLEHVKNPEAIITEIKRVLKPGGLVYVSTPFVESFHSSPHDYQRWTKPGLIHLMKDFQLEKVGIRSGPTSALLSILNEWLAVLLSFGWRPLEQIWLMFFTIITSPLKLLDYFMWRLPNADNISYAFYYLGKKS